The genomic region CCTCGGGAGGCGATCTCAGGCCAGCTCAGGCCCAGCTCTTCCTTGCGGCGCTCCATGAGGTCCGCAAGATTCTGTCTGTTCCTGTCTCGCATGGAGCCAGATCCTGTCTCAATCTGACTGTCAACACAAGGTAGGCCATCCTTATTTAACCTGCATGGCGCACGTTTGGTCGCCGATTGGCCTACTGGCTCAGTAAGTTGTCGACAGAAAACCTAGACAGATTCAGCCAGAAACCTTGCAAACCTGTCAGAACCTGTCTAACTTCTTGGCATGGCAGCCCGGACCACCACAAGCAACGGACCCGCGATCCGAGCGATCCGGGAGCTGAGCGGTCTCTCCATCAAAGAGACAGCCGACCTCCTCGCCTCCGCCGGCATCCCGGTCACCGCAGACCACCTGTCCAACGTCGAACTCGGACGCAAGGGGGCTAGCCCAGCCCTCGTTCGAGGATTGGCAGACGTTCTGAAGGTCCCGTACGTGGCGCTCGTGACAGCAACCCCGGACGCGGCATGAACACCGCCGCAGGATGCGGGCACGCGCCGCTGATCGACACCAACGCAGCCGCGGTCTACCTCGACCTGGAGCCGGACACGTTGAAGCACTGGCGATCCGCCCGCAAAGGGCCGTCCTACGTGCGGATCGGCGGGTCGGTGAAGTACCGGATCGCGGACCTCGACGCCTGGATCGAGGCGCGCAAGGTCGATCCGGCAGCGGCGTAACACCCAGACAGCGCGGGTCAGGACTGCGGCTACAGCCCCGACCCGCTTGGACACCAGGAGAAGGAGCCTCCGGTGAACCACCAGCAGACTACCGAAACCCCCAGACATGCCCACT from Crossiella sp. CA-258035 harbors:
- a CDS encoding helix-turn-helix transcriptional regulator, producing the protein MAARTTTSNGPAIRAIRELSGLSIKETADLLASAGIPVTADHLSNVELGRKGASPALVRGLADVLKVPYVALVTATPDAA
- a CDS encoding helix-turn-helix domain-containing protein, producing the protein MNTAAGCGHAPLIDTNAAAVYLDLEPDTLKHWRSARKGPSYVRIGGSVKYRIADLDAWIEARKVDPAAA